Proteins from a genomic interval of Armatimonadota bacterium:
- a CDS encoding Gfo/Idh/MocA family oxidoreductase, with the protein MSQPIRIAHIGAGPFSRANHSPALKRLSTSDEPVVSLEAICDLDRAKAEAFQQDFGYSAVYTDLHEMIAEVQPEALYVTVHPAKSAGVLAQVLPYGIPTFTEKPPGVTVAESEKLAALADEHGTITYVGFNRRQVPGLRRFKHWMDENAPIRYLRAEMIRKSRTEPEFAVGTGIHALDCLRFLCGDVVTVETRSRWYGETRVRDLLVRIQFDTGILADLAILVCAGVSRELYLAQGEDRMMESTVGHGYTSPALFRGERVYADNTIASETPVEEDALVAGGILGEHLAFLDAVRTGVLPDCCLQDARHSLRLAVAVSEDYCGPIDQFVPSGVSQYT; encoded by the coding sequence GTGAGCCAACCGATCCGCATCGCCCATATCGGCGCGGGGCCCTTCAGCCGCGCCAATCACTCGCCGGCGCTGAAGCGTCTTTCAACCAGCGATGAGCCTGTCGTATCCCTGGAGGCGATCTGCGACCTGGACCGCGCGAAAGCCGAGGCTTTCCAGCAGGACTTCGGGTACAGCGCCGTCTATACCGACCTGCATGAGATGATCGCGGAAGTCCAGCCGGAGGCGCTCTACGTCACCGTCCATCCCGCGAAGTCCGCCGGGGTGCTGGCGCAAGTTCTGCCATACGGCATTCCCACTTTCACCGAGAAGCCACCAGGGGTGACTGTCGCGGAGTCCGAGAAGCTGGCCGCTCTGGCAGATGAGCACGGCACCATCACCTACGTCGGTTTCAACCGACGGCAGGTCCCGGGACTGCGCCGCTTCAAGCACTGGATGGACGAGAACGCCCCCATACGCTACCTGCGGGCCGAGATGATCCGCAAGAGCCGCACCGAGCCCGAGTTCGCCGTGGGTACCGGCATTCACGCGCTGGACTGTCTTCGGTTCCTGTGCGGAGATGTGGTCACGGTGGAGACCCGTTCCCGGTGGTATGGTGAGACCCGGGTGCGAGATCTCCTGGTCCGGATACAGTTCGATACGGGGATTCTCGCTGACCTGGCAATCCTGGTCTGCGCCGGGGTATCGCGCGAATTGTACCTGGCGCAGGGCGAGGATCGGATGATGGAGTCGACGGTCGGCCATGGCTACACCAGCCCGGCGCTGTTCCGTGGCGAGCGGGTCTACGCAGACAATACAATCGCATCCGAGACCCCTGTGGAGGAGGATGCGCTGGTCGCAGGGGGCATACTGGGCGAACACCTGGCGTTCCTGGATGCGGTGCGCACCGGGGTGCTGCCCGACTGCTGCCTGCAGGATGCCCGACATTCGCTCCGGCTGGCGGTCGCTGTGTCTGAGGATTACTGCGGACCGATCGACCAATTCGTGCCGTCCGGCGTGAGCCAGTACACATAG